The DNA window GTCTAAGTTCCAAGCTCATGCCTTAGTTTGAAATTCGGAgatcattctttctttcttggattagGGTTCATTGTgatattctttttgtttgttttaaggTAAGAGCGCACAAAACACCGTAAGGCACTCATCTTCTACCTTTCTCTAAGCATATTCCTCCGAAGCAACAGAGGCAGTAATTACTCGgtgtaccattttgaatttcgcggggTGTTAGCATTGGTACAAAGGGCTGAGCCTCCCGCAGCCGGGTGTAAGCTCAGGTACGAGTCTCTCTTCCACAAAAAACTTTTGGTGGTTTCCTAAAGCTCAGTTctgatgaatgaataaaattcagaTTCTTTCATGGATTTGTTCTACGGGAACTGTGTCCAGAGTGAGATCTTACATTTTTGTGTTACATTCGTTTTCTATATCTGGAATTACCGCGAAAGGGGTATCACCTACCTTAACATCGGGCCCGGCTTATTGGACTTCTCTAGCTACCTTAGCATCGACACTACGAGCCTCTGGTAGGAAGTTGAAATATCATTTCCCACCCAGTTATGCAACTCCGCAAtaatttcctacttttctgcTCCTGATCTTACCTTTCAATATTCGATGGGTCTTTACCCCACACCACATGCACGAACTCACCTGTAAGGACACACCGCTCAGATTCAGGAACAACAAGTTGACTTCTTTCAGGGCAATCCCGACATTCCACGACATTTTGGTGCGTGGCTGTCCTGTCACGATGCCAATTCTTGCACCATCGCTATCATTTAGATGTGCAGGTCTACTGTAGCTCCTGACATGAGGCAATGACGTCACTTCTGCACGTTTTTCGCTATCCTCCAGGATGTTGTATGGATGTGTTTCTTTACGCACTTAGATCAGTAGCGTTCAATTGTGTGGTTTCTCAGCAGTTTCGTATAcgaggcgtttttttttctctccggTGAGAGGTTCTTCTCTAAAGATGTACACTGAGGAGTTATGGTGGTTAGCAATTGAATCGATTGGCGAGAGGAAAGCAGAGTAGCCTATTTTGTTGCATTTAGTCCGCTTTGTAGTCCTTTTTTCTAACGGTGTAGTAGTTGTACGCTCCACTGGTTTTCTGAATTCCTGGCTGTTAGATTCTATTTCGAAATGTTTCTTTCAAGCAACATTCTTGCAATCGGGTACTGCTGCTCTTGTGCATTCGAATCTACTAAAAGTATTCATTTCAGTGTAATGCCGGGTGGACGTGGAAACCGGCGTGATGTGAAACATCTATCAAAGAATCGTTTTTCGCGGTTAGATGCCGATATTGCTAGCTCTTATGTGGATGACGATGAAGGTAGTTGTTAATCTCtagttagctttttttttagagagagagagagagcgcgTTTTGTTTTCATCGGCTTTCCCTTACtgctttttcttatttgcttCCATTCTAATCTGATTTCTAATGCAAGAGATAGAAGCAATAACATATACTTGGGTATTTTTCCTAATACACACTCTTCGAGTAAGTATGTTGTgctttgtgttcttttttatggataaaaggataaagtgcctggcgttaatcaatccgctagggatgcgccaccacgtccacttcaattcagaatcgtttgacgtTTATGAGTGTCCAGCACATACAGTGATCTTCGGGCAATAGTCGatatgtttttatcctcctagacaagtctggtaccaatttatccaccccgAAGGTATGAaagagcactagggcggatctgaacctccgatcgacctTGCATTCAGCCGGATCCTCtttccgactgcgctacacccccccccccccccttttttttaatgtatgaATAGCATTCACAATGTTTTATCAGATACttcctttgttttatttcgtaTGAAATTCTCGTATTACCTATGCACAATAATTATCTTGGAGAAACATGAGTGGCAGATTTGAGTGAAACATTACTATGAAATGGAGTTTAAGGTGCAAATATAAGTACCAATATTAGTAGTATTATAGTTAGTAGTTAGTATCGTACCAATAATATGGTATCGATATTCATctgtatttttgaataattttagaGGAAAGGCCACGACCGAAACAAGGCACCGTCAGTCGAGTTATTAACATGCTGGCCGGTCGTGTAATGCATGGGCAAGGTGGTTTTCGACGAGGGAAGAAAGATGAACAGACATTACGGAGCGCTGGTGGAGATTCCCGAAATGCTGAAATGGTTTACAAAATTCGAGTGAATCTTCCCCCTATTTTTGTTACTTAAAAATTCCGAGACTCCTCTAACTCTTTGAAAATTCCGTTTCCCAGATACCATTCGGTCGGAAGTTCACCGTTCCATGGATAATGAAACAGCTACATCAACAAATCGAAGACATAAAGCCGTTGTTAGTTACAGTTACACAGAGGGGAGATGTGGAGTTCTTCTTAAAGGTATTCACATAGAAAAGTTCAATTTGTTAGTATATTAGTTTAATTGTTGCTAAGATAGAACGCAGAATTCGCCGCAGAATATGAAGTGAAGTATTGCAGCAGCATACACTATCTTGTACTTTTCAGAGCGAGGATACGGCAGACGCGTGCAGGGCAATATCTCGCCGTATTGTTCACAGAATTACTGGTGATCGAATGTCTATACTTGTTGACAAAGTTGTCGCACCATGGACTAAGTTGAGCAAAGAAGAAACGGCGGTCATCCAAGTTTGCATCTTTTTCTGAACATTCCTTTATGGCTGCTACGTCATCTATTCTGCGCTATTCTAAAATAATGTTTAGGAAGTTGTAGACACCCGTTACAATCATGAATCACGATCCCTAGACCTCAGCGAATTTGCCCTAGATCAGAGTAAATGATTTTAACAGTGCCCTCTTTAGTCAGAAATTTCgtgtgaaatttcttttcagagtTTAAAGATCGAGATCTACATATGATgttaaataagaataatgtCATGTTAACAGTTGTGGACAGGATAGATGAGCGATTCGGTTCTATAACGGCGTTAAGTCTCCAGGTTGGTGTTCGTATCTGGTATTAATAATCCTCTTTTTGTATTGGATTCTAAATCCGAGATGACGCAGTTGTAGTGCAAGTGTCGCAAGATTATCGTATGCttctaaatattttccttCATGATACCAACGGGGTATCAATTCCTGGGTATCAGAAGCTGAGAGGCTAAGAAGGGGAACTCAGCAGCGGATTTGCGGTCAGTGAAAGATTTGAATAGGATAGGTTCAGGGAATGCTGAGTGGTCCGGAACATGTAGTTCTCTAATGGGATGAGGTCTGCGGAATATTGCAGATGGTTTCATGTCATTTCGGTACCTCTAATCCGCTGTAGAGTTGTTCTGTGAGTCTCTGATCTCAGGAAGTTGTAAGCCATCCAGAAAGATGTAATACACTGAAACTCATGGTGAATACATCGACGGATGATCATAAATGTGTGGtcaataaattataaaattgtaAAGGGTGTGCAtatgtaaaaaataagtggCCTACTTAATATGTAACTAGGAGAATTTAGGGATTTTAGTAGAAGTAATAATTAGTGAACTGTCACGATATTGTTAGTAGCCAAACAAGTTGAACGTGTTAGAGCCCATGACCAGGGCGGTTCTGGAAACATTTGCTGCAAATTTCCGTTGATATCAGGAAGAATCGGTTCCGGGCCAAATGTGACCgaatactcttttttttgtaagtacAACAAAATGAGCCTTTTCAGCTGTACAAAGAAATCATCTCAAACCAACTTTCTTTTCTCGCtataagtttttgttttttgagaaatcATGTTGCATTTTCCTGTTCCATCTGTATTTCGAAATCTTTGGTGAAGAGTGTCTCTTATTTTGCTTAGATTGTacgagtgattttttttttctcgtaaagtGTGTCTTTAGTGCTAAGTCATAAGGGAACGTTGCTATGGTTGGATCACAACGACCTAAAGGTCGGCCATGTTGCGTAAATGGCCGCGCTGGAAGCGACGAAGTATTCCTATCTGTTGTGCTTGGAGTGGGATTAATAGCTAGTTCCACTTATCTTCGGAGTCCGAGTCGCTATCgccagcttaaaggcatcactccaccaatctgaggtggtgcggatttcaggtggagtatttgtatgcGGGATAGTAGGACTggaggctagcgcgctccagtcgaactccttgtagaaaatggtgcgccagcttcgtgcacgcgccgcatcttcttggccgttttttacggcaattaggaagaaatggacggaatcacaccagtctccataatctactatcccgtatacgaatactccacgttAAATCCGTaccccctcagattcgtgagatgatgcctttaactgcgtCGCTTCGGGCGCAGCCGCATACGGAACTGCGCCGAGAATCAGGTCGCTTGTATCACATCGTTTAATTTTCCGGGAAGCTAGCAGTTCTTTTTGCTGCTTATGGGGAAAAACCTATTCTCTGGAGACACAGTACTGAGATATCGTATTCTAGGACATTGATTATGTACGTCTGCTTTGTTGTAGGGTAATCGATTGCGATTCCTTGACTACGCCGCTGTTCTTGTCAGTGTTACAAAATTCTTGAAAGTTCTGGATTTGTCGAACAACCAGGTCAGGGCACATTTGCGTTCTAAAAATCTTTATTTCGCAAATTAGTAGCCAGTTATTGAGCCGTTTTCTTTAAGATTGACAAAATAAGCGAACTGGAAAAGCTGAAAGGACTGCCAGTTGAGACGctgttttttgaaggaaatcctCTTGTGGAGCAGTTAACAACAGCATCGGGATACCTCAGGTTCTTTGTCGCAAGTCTTCGAAAGTGTTCTTCATTAGCTTTTTGTATGAATTACATTTCTTGCCTTGTAACCTTTGAACTATACCATTGTGTTCTcctttgttttgtgttttcggTTTGTTTGTTTAACTGTAGCTAGTTCTACCTCCATGTTCTACCGAGGCACAGAGGTCCTGGTTGGAATGCGGTGGTTTGGATATTCTCCCACATTTAATGAACATTATTTCATGCCATAACGTTCAGCGCCGTTCATCAAGTGTTCCCGAGGGTTTGTGTTTTGGTGAGTACTGTTCCCTGTAAACAACGGATATAAATCAATTGTTATGAAACACCTCGTCGTTTAGGATGGTTCTCCAGTGCAGCCAGCAACTGTACATGTGCAGTCATTGGACGACGACGAACTAACTTCAGAGCCTCCATGCAGGGTCGGTGTAGTATTCATGTTTTCGCACCATATTCAGTATGACGTTACTGGTTTAGCCTGGTTTCTACGGTAACGACAATCTTCGAGTGCTTGTAGAACGGTTTCTAGTCGAATATTTCAAGTTATATGATGGGGAAGAAGGAGGTGTTACAAGGAGGAGCCTTGTGCAAGCATACGACCAGGATAATGTATGTCGCCCTGTCTGTTCGAGTCTCAATTTTATGCATTTGAAACAAAGCAGGACGCAAGAATTCGAAGCGCGATGTTTTCACTTTAGTCTTCTTTCACGCTGACGATCGCCAATTTAAAGGACCAGTCTCACGAAGG is part of the Necator americanus strain Aroian chromosome V, whole genome shotgun sequence genome and encodes:
- a CDS encoding hypothetical protein (NECATOR_CHRV.G19458.T1); the encoded protein is MPGGRGNRRDVKHLSKNRFSRLDADIASSYVDDDEEERPRPKQGTVSRVINMLAGRVMHGQGGFRRGKKDEQTLRSAGGDSRNAEMVYKIRIPFGRKFTVPWIMKQLHQQIEDIKPLLVTVTQRGDVEFFLKSEDTADACRAISRRIVHRITGDRMSILVDKVVAPWTKLSKEETAVIQEVVDTRYNHESRSLDLSEFALDQKFKDRDLHMMLNKNNVMLTVVDRIDERFGSITALSLQGNRLRFLDYAAVLVSVTKFLKVLDLSNNQIDKISELEKLKGLPVETLFFEGNPLVEQLTTASGYLSAVHQVFPRVCVLDGSPVQPATVHVQSLDDDELTSEPPCRPGFYGNDNLRVLVERFLVEYFKLYDGEEGGVTRRSLVQAYDQDNSSFTLTIANLKDQSHEGGPIRYPNDACYNLYIRTSHNVLFEERWSRNRSIRTYRGAMDIAVALSKLPISNHYTESFIVDTHLISEELLGFTVQGLFEDGKFAKPGEVPQLNFFSRSFVVSPRANESVAVLSDMLYVTGVTPARVARYKLMLNKATSTGSTTLPTVPVNPIAQATSSIGGLQMSSQPSDEIKRQMVEQFCKDSGMLPAWSEKCLVDFDWNYEAAGKAFLTNKGSIPKEAFLSGLD